The following coding sequences lie in one uncultured Methanobrevibacter sp. genomic window:
- the dapA gene encoding 4-hydroxy-tetrahydrodipicolinate synthase — translation MNFEGTYVAMVTPFTKDLEIDEEGFRSNINYLIDKGVTGLVGAGTTGESATVSHEEHQRIIDILVDEVDGRVETVAGTGSNATSEALSLTKYADDAGADSALLITPYYNKPQQHAVIEHYRTIADETDIPLIAYNVPSRTGLNMDVDTIVELAKIDGIDAVKEASGSVDKVSDIYRALTHEGLEDDFNILSGEDSLTLPLMAVGATGVISASANVDAKRMVLMVDSILNDDYTRAMELHYEMVELIRALFIETNPVPVKTAMRLMGLPSGPFRQPLADMKEENLEVLKKALKDSGLI, via the coding sequence ATGAATTTTGAAGGAACTTACGTTGCAATGGTAACTCCATTCACTAAAGATTTGGAGATTGATGAGGAAGGATTTAGATCAAACATTAATTATTTGATCGACAAAGGCGTTACCGGACTGGTCGGTGCGGGCACAACTGGTGAATCAGCCACCGTTTCCCATGAGGAACACCAAAGAATAATTGATATTTTGGTTGATGAGGTTGACGGCAGGGTTGAAACCGTTGCCGGAACAGGAAGTAACGCTACCTCTGAAGCTTTATCATTAACAAAGTATGCAGATGATGCAGGTGCAGATTCAGCATTATTAATCACTCCTTACTATAATAAACCGCAACAGCATGCGGTAATTGAACATTACAGAACTATTGCAGATGAAACCGACATTCCGCTCATAGCTTATAACGTGCCTTCCCGTACAGGACTCAACATGGATGTTGACACAATTGTGGAATTGGCTAAAATTGACGGTATTGACGCTGTAAAAGAAGCCAGCGGTAGTGTTGATAAAGTATCAGACATCTACAGAGCATTGACTCATGAAGGACTTGAAGATGATTTCAATATCCTTTCCGGTGAAGATTCCCTTACTTTACCTCTCATGGCAGTCGGTGCGACAGGTGTTATTTCAGCTTCAGCTAATGTTGACGCCAAAAGAATGGTTTTAATGGTTGACAGTATTTTGAATGATGATTATACAAGGGCAATGGAACTTCACTATGAAATGGTTGAATTGATCAGAGCATTATTCATTGAAACCAATCCGGTCCCTGTTAAAACTGCAATGAGATTAATGGGACTGCCTTCAGGACCATTCAGACAACCTTTGGCTGACATGAAAGAGGAAAATTTGGAAGTGCTTAAAAAAGCTTTAAAAGATTCAGGATTAATTTAA
- the asd gene encoding aspartate-semialdehyde dehydrogenase translates to MVNVGVLGATGMVGQRFIQLLENHPDFEVTALAASSRSAGKRYEDATTWYMDTDMPESVKDIEVIETNPEAMDNDVDIVFSSLPADFALTVEKEFAKDYVVASNASAHRMKKNIPLVIPEVNPECLDMIDAQQKENDWDGFIVTNPNCSTIALALTLKPVVDNFDVKSVRVSTMQAVSGAGYNGVPSMAIVDNLVPYIGGEEEKMESESLYLLGKFDGTDVVNADFKLSASCHRVAVIDGHTEAVFIELADNFDIADVSEKMSNFKGLPQKLNLFSAPENPVIVKEESDRPQPRMDRNAGNGMAVSVGRLRKDAVFDNSFKYVLVGHNTIRGAAGASILNAELINDKIL, encoded by the coding sequence ATGGTAAATGTAGGTGTATTGGGCGCAACCGGAATGGTTGGTCAGAGATTTATTCAATTGCTTGAAAATCATCCGGATTTCGAGGTTACTGCTTTAGCGGCTTCTTCAAGATCTGCAGGAAAAAGATATGAGGATGCAACAACCTGGTATATGGATACTGACATGCCTGAATCAGTTAAGGACATTGAAGTTATTGAAACCAATCCTGAAGCAATGGACAATGATGTTGATATTGTATTTTCATCTCTTCCGGCTGATTTTGCATTGACTGTTGAAAAGGAATTTGCAAAGGATTATGTTGTTGCAAGTAATGCCAGTGCACACAGGATGAAGAAAAATATTCCATTAGTCATTCCGGAAGTCAATCCAGAATGTTTAGACATGATTGATGCCCAGCAAAAGGAAAATGACTGGGACGGATTCATTGTAACCAATCCTAACTGTTCAACTATCGCATTGGCTTTAACATTAAAGCCTGTTGTTGATAACTTTGATGTAAAATCCGTTAGGGTGTCAACCATGCAGGCAGTGTCCGGTGCAGGTTATAATGGGGTTCCATCAATGGCTATTGTCGATAATCTTGTTCCTTACATTGGTGGGGAAGAGGAAAAAATGGAAAGTGAATCATTATATCTGCTGGGTAAATTCGATGGAACCGATGTGGTAAATGCAGATTTCAAATTGAGTGCATCATGTCATAGGGTAGCTGTTATTGATGGTCATACCGAAGCCGTATTTATTGAGTTGGCGGATAATTTTGACATTGCTGATGTAAGTGAAAAAATGTCAAACTTTAAGGGTTTGCCACAAAAATTAAATTTATTCTCCGCTCCTGAAAATCCGGTAATCGTCAAAGAGGAATCCGACAGGCCACAACCTAGAATGGACAGAAATGCCGGTAATGGTATGGCAGTTTCTGTTGGAAGACTTAGGAAAGATGCAGTATTTGATAATAGTTTTAAATATGTATTAGTTGGACATAACACTATTCGTGGTGCAGCTGGTGCTTCTATATTGAATGCTGAATTGATTAATGATAAAATACTCTAA
- a CDS encoding aspartate kinase — protein MDLIVAKFGGTSVGNGSRIKKAAQAVVNEYMKGNQVVVVVSAVNKTTDELIGLSDEAIGSSLTDKQKAEIMAMGELTSVRLFSATIEALGVKSEYIDPYNELWPIVTDSHSLEANIDFNTTKKKVDGIRNLVNQGIIPVVCGFLGQGPSGEVTTLGRGGSDITAFLLGHCLDANEVVIVTDVEGVMSTDPNKIEEAELLEQISVEEMRDLATHGAQVLHPHALKYKDPSISAKIINFAHGDLSVNGTRIVGPFEGDMMKCVTKYKNPISLIAIVGEAMLKKTGLIANLSGKLADSDINIFGISAGQNSITAFVEKSDSNKAYHLLHQVVIETDVLSSLSLGRDTAMITFVSPDIIDTPGIISDITEPLRKNEINIVEIISSQTAVVLFVNWEDGEKARELIKEVLE, from the coding sequence ATGGATTTGATAGTAGCAAAATTTGGTGGAACCTCGGTAGGTAATGGTTCCAGGATTAAAAAAGCGGCGCAGGCCGTTGTAAATGAGTATATGAAAGGTAATCAGGTTGTAGTTGTTGTTTCAGCTGTAAACAAGACTACTGATGAACTTATTGGATTATCTGATGAAGCTATTGGCTCTAGTTTAACTGACAAACAGAAGGCAGAGATTATGGCTATGGGTGAGTTAACTAGTGTTAGATTATTCTCAGCAACTATTGAAGCATTAGGTGTTAAGTCTGAATATATCGACCCTTATAATGAATTGTGGCCAATAGTGACCGATTCCCATTCCCTTGAAGCGAACATTGATTTCAACACAACCAAAAAGAAAGTCGATGGAATCAGAAATTTAGTTAACCAGGGCATCATACCTGTTGTTTGCGGATTTTTAGGACAGGGTCCAAGCGGGGAGGTCACCACTCTTGGAAGAGGTGGAAGTGATATCACCGCATTCCTTTTAGGTCATTGTCTCGATGCAAATGAGGTTGTAATAGTTACAGATGTGGAAGGTGTAATGTCAACTGATCCAAATAAAATTGAAGAGGCCGAATTGCTGGAACAGATATCAGTTGAGGAAATGAGGGATTTGGCCACTCATGGAGCACAGGTTCTGCACCCTCATGCATTAAAATATAAAGATCCATCCATTTCTGCAAAGATTATCAATTTCGCTCACGGAGACTTGTCCGTAAATGGTACTCGTATTGTAGGTCCATTTGAGGGAGATATGATGAAATGCGTAACAAAGTATAAGAATCCTATTTCACTTATAGCAATCGTTGGAGAAGCAATGCTTAAAAAAACCGGTTTGATAGCTAACCTGTCCGGAAAACTTGCAGATTCAGATATCAATATCTTCGGTATTTCTGCAGGTCAGAATTCAATCACAGCATTCGTTGAAAAATCCGACTCCAACAAGGCATATCACTTATTGCATCAAGTAGTAATTGAAACTGATGTATTAAGCTCTCTATCCTTAGGTAGAGACACAGCAATGATTACATTTGTAAGCCCTGATATTATTGACACTCCAGGTATAATTTCAGATATTACAGAACCACTCAGAAAAAATGAAATCAATATTGTCGAAATTATTTCATCACAAACAGCAGTTGTATTATTCGTTAACTGGGAAGATGGTGAAAAAGCACGTGAATTAATTAAAGAGGTTTTAGAATGA
- a CDS encoding peptidoglycan-binding domain-containing protein translates to GYYLSYKGHYLKVDGKFQSCTERSVKEFQHDKGLKVTGKVDEKTAKKLGII, encoded by the coding sequence GGATACTACCTCTCATACAAAGGACACTACCTTAAGGTTGACGGCAAGTTCCAAAGCTGCACTGAAAGATCCGTCAAGGAGTTCCAGCATGACAAAGGATTGAAAGTGACCGGTAAGGTTGATGAAAAGACTGCCAAAAAACTTGGAATAATTTAA
- the dapB gene encoding 4-hydroxy-tetrahydrodipicolinate reductase, with protein sequence MIRVAVTGAAGRMGSGIIRKVTEQEDMEVVAAIEMPNTPLAGKDAGLQAGIDELGVEITGSEKLEETLKASKPDVLVDFTIAHAAVETIKTATSCGVGVVVGTTGFSEEQMESNIQNVKENNVPAVISSNMAIGVNVFFNTLKKLAPLLYDFDIEIIEAHHNQKKDAPSGTAMTAFEVIAKELERDPEEVGVYGRQGLVGKRTPEEIGIHAIRGGDIVGDHTVMFVGDGERIELKHQAHTREVFIAGVIRAIRYIPNAEKGIVSSMNDVLGLE encoded by the coding sequence ATGATTAGAGTAGCAGTAACCGGAGCTGCAGGAAGAATGGGCTCCGGCATTATTAGAAAAGTCACAGAACAAGAGGACATGGAAGTTGTTGCAGCTATTGAAATGCCAAACACTCCATTGGCAGGTAAAGATGCAGGACTTCAAGCAGGTATTGATGAATTGGGTGTTGAAATCACCGGTTCTGAAAAACTGGAAGAAACCCTCAAGGCTTCCAAACCTGATGTGCTGGTTGATTTTACCATTGCACATGCTGCAGTTGAAACTATTAAAACAGCTACCTCCTGTGGTGTTGGAGTTGTAGTTGGAACTACAGGATTCAGTGAAGAACAAATGGAATCCAACATTCAGAATGTTAAGGAAAATAACGTTCCGGCAGTCATCTCTTCAAACATGGCTATTGGGGTAAACGTTTTCTTCAACACATTGAAGAAATTGGCTCCATTATTATATGATTTTGACATTGAAATTATTGAAGCTCACCACAATCAGAAAAAGGACGCTCCATCCGGAACAGCAATGACCGCTTTTGAAGTTATTGCCAAAGAATTGGAACGTGACCCTGAAGAAGTTGGAGTCTATGGAAGACAAGGTCTTGTTGGAAAAAGAACTCCTGAAGAAATAGGTATTCATGCAATTCGTGGTGGAGACATTGTTGGAGACCACACCGTAATGTTTGTGGGTGACGGTGAAAGAATAGAGCTTAAACACCAGGCTCATACTAGAGAAGTATTTATTGCAGGTGTAATTAGAGCTATCAGATACATTCCAAATGCTGAAAAAGGAATCGTCAGCAGTATGAATGATGTTTTAGGATTAGAATAG
- a CDS encoding shikimate kinase, producing MKKSVRSPGSATIINAIATGFGSAFGIGLDIECDAKTISEGIECSNDVGADTGLMELCVKKVFSYYDINQDDFGVSLKTTSSLPMASGLSSSSASSNAIVKVVSEMFAEEFDLERLSDLEVVNLAIDASLEAGVTITGSFDDATASYFGGVVVTDNGNREFVIKERMDDYDLLIYMPDFHSKSGDSDVGRMKVMAPLVETAYEFACKKDYFRAINLNGLIYSSALGFNTSIAIDALSCGALASGLSGTGSAFFAVVDENSIDEVKDAWMKYEGRVIKTEVDNVGCRIL from the coding sequence ATGAAAAAAAGTGTAAGGTCACCGGGTTCTGCAACCATAATCAATGCAATCGCAACAGGCTTCGGATCCGCTTTCGGCATAGGTTTGGATATTGAATGTGATGCCAAAACCATTTCTGAAGGCATTGAATGCAGCAATGACGTTGGTGCAGATACCGGATTGATGGAACTGTGTGTTAAGAAGGTTTTCAGCTATTATGATATTAATCAGGATGATTTTGGAGTCAGTTTGAAGACAACATCAAGTCTGCCTATGGCTTCAGGCCTTTCAAGCAGCAGCGCTTCATCCAATGCAATCGTTAAGGTAGTCTCTGAAATGTTTGCCGAGGAATTTGATTTGGAAAGGCTAAGTGATTTGGAAGTTGTGAATTTGGCGATTGATGCATCACTTGAAGCGGGCGTTACAATAACCGGATCATTTGATGATGCAACTGCATCCTATTTCGGAGGGGTTGTCGTAACAGATAACGGGAACCGGGAATTTGTCATAAAGGAAAGGATGGATGATTATGACCTCTTGATTTACATGCCGGATTTCCATTCAAAATCCGGGGATTCGGATGTTGGGCGCATGAAGGTAATGGCGCCCTTGGTTGAAACCGCATATGAGTTTGCATGCAAAAAGGATTATTTCAGGGCAATCAATTTAAACGGTCTTATTTATTCATCAGCTCTGGGCTTCAATACATCCATTGCCATTGATGCTCTCTCCTGTGGGGCATTGGCTTCAGGATTGTCCGGAACAGGCTCCGCATTTTTTGCGGTTGTTGATGAAAATTCAATTGATGAGGTTAAGGACGCCTGGATGAAATATGAAGGTCGTGTAATTAAAACAGAAGTGGATAATGTGGGATGCAGGATACTATAA
- a CDS encoding glycosyltransferase family 4 protein, which yields MKIAMVGQFPPHFGGVGVHIHTLSKKLVEEGHEVYVITYPHKELKDIDGIHVIGTRGINVPGVRGLMFKKNAKKALENLLEKEDIDIIHGHYLFPAGAAAVEVGNKHNIKTYVTAHGSDMFELYKSQPLIRSTIRDVLKNADGVFAVSNALMHEIVATGVVGIADKIKLSWNSVDIDKFSPKNDSSFKEEYGLLDKPIVMFVGNLIKRKNVDSLLEAKKATKSDYYLVVVGDGPLYKKLTKKVEEENIPDVIFTGSRTDVEKIIPSCDVLVLPSFSESFGLVLIEALACGKPVIGSDVGGITEIINDDVGLLVDPNNVTSIANAIDKMILDENFRVVLSMNARNRALDFSTVDIPYDEVKQ from the coding sequence ATGAAAATCGCTATGGTAGGTCAGTTTCCACCGCATTTCGGAGGAGTGGGGGTTCATATTCACACCCTGTCAAAAAAATTAGTTGAAGAGGGTCATGAAGTCTATGTAATAACATATCCCCACAAGGAACTCAAGGATATTGACGGAATACATGTAATTGGAACCCGAGGGATTAATGTTCCCGGCGTAAGGGGACTGATGTTTAAAAAGAATGCAAAAAAGGCATTGGAAAATCTCCTGGAAAAGGAAGACATTGACATCATTCACGGACATTATCTCTTTCCTGCAGGAGCCGCTGCGGTAGAGGTTGGAAATAAGCATAACATAAAAACCTATGTGACCGCCCACGGTTCCGACATGTTTGAGCTATACAAGTCACAGCCTTTGATCCGTTCAACAATCAGGGACGTATTGAAGAATGCTGACGGGGTTTTTGCAGTAAGCAATGCGCTGATGCATGAAATCGTTGCAACAGGTGTTGTGGGTATTGCGGATAAAATCAAGCTTTCATGGAATTCCGTTGACATCGATAAGTTTTCTCCAAAAAATGACAGTTCCTTTAAAGAGGAATATGGCCTGCTGGACAAGCCGATTGTAATGTTTGTCGGCAACCTGATTAAAAGGAAAAATGTGGATTCCCTTTTGGAAGCCAAAAAAGCTACAAAAAGCGATTATTATCTTGTTGTTGTCGGGGACGGACCTTTATACAAGAAACTTACAAAAAAGGTTGAGGAGGAAAACATTCCTGATGTGATATTTACAGGCTCAAGAACCGATGTCGAAAAAATCATTCCGAGCTGTGACGTTCTGGTTCTTCCGTCATTTTCAGAAAGTTTCGGACTGGTTTTGATAGAGGCATTGGCCTGCGGAAAGCCTGTCATCGGAAGTGATGTCGGAGGAATAACAGAAATCATCAATGATGATGTGGGTTTGCTTGTAGATCCGAATAACGTAACTTCCATTGCCAATGCGATTGACAAAATGATTCTTGATGAGAATTTCAGAGTGGTCCTGTCCATGAATGCAAGAAACAGGGCTTTGGACTTTTCAACAGTCGATATTCCATATGATGAGGTTAAACAATGA
- a CDS encoding chorismate mutase → MKSNDKIISFNNKEEAEILLEESRKRIDEIDNALFDLISERTSLAMGIVLSKDYLGKPVYDKSREDAIHEKIRRMAEENNLDVDIIDQIVSMLTILSKNAQKEILRRNDDGQY, encoded by the coding sequence TTGAAAAGTAATGACAAAATAATATCTTTTAATAATAAAGAAGAGGCGGAAATACTTCTCGAAGAATCTAGAAAACGTATTGATGAAATTGATAACGCATTGTTTGATTTGATTTCCGAGAGAACTTCTCTTGCAATGGGCATTGTACTTTCTAAAGATTATCTTGGAAAACCAGTTTATGATAAAAGCAGGGAAGATGCAATCCACGAAAAAATAAGGAGAATGGCTGAGGAAAACAATCTTGACGTTGATATTATTGATCAAATAGTAAGTATGCTGACTATTTTAAGTAAAAATGCGCAAAAAGAAATTTTAAGGAGGAATGATGATGGGCAATATTAG
- a CDS encoding glycosyl transferase — MEIGIDAEKDTLQSLIRSCLLELNQLKFELTELEVARANDTTPQRIKELEQDIIDKEKEVSVIKFKAEDEINLLKKQMEEKDILIKNQEDRIYELDYVNNSLDEIKEYFAEQLRDYKKKELSEVNERLNESYKSIAEKEAQINTLSRTIDDYKIKVIKLENNVESQAQILELEKQIELKDNEIRIKESEIEQIKSELNILKQQTIPKDEYISLQTQFESEINAMNNEISTLKQDTIPKQDYDDLQSRFDSEIKTLDGQIANLQQSTVPKDDYVSLKTRFDTELDARDSEIKYLKERTIPKEDYVNLENQLQNEINARENELRYIKEQTVSREDYLRLQSELQRKEDKIKRLEEINAFFNELQEEQEAYETQEVTPPFRLEKKQGR; from the coding sequence ATGGAAATAGGAATTGATGCTGAAAAAGATACACTACAATCTTTAATTCGGTCTTGCCTATTAGAGCTCAATCAGTTAAAATTTGAACTAACTGAGCTTGAAGTTGCACGTGCTAATGATACCACTCCTCAACGGATTAAAGAGCTCGAGCAAGACATTATTGACAAGGAAAAAGAAGTTTCTGTTATTAAATTCAAAGCTGAAGACGAAATTAATCTTTTGAAAAAACAGATGGAAGAAAAGGATATTTTAATCAAGAATCAGGAAGATAGGATCTATGAACTTGATTATGTAAACAACTCTCTCGATGAAATTAAGGAATATTTCGCTGAACAATTGAGGGATTATAAGAAAAAAGAACTTTCTGAAGTTAATGAAAGATTAAACGAATCTTATAAAAGCATTGCAGAAAAAGAAGCTCAAATTAATACTCTTTCTAGAACAATCGACGATTATAAAATCAAAGTTATCAAGCTGGAGAACAATGTTGAATCTCAGGCTCAAATTTTGGAACTTGAAAAACAAATCGAGCTTAAGGACAATGAAATCCGCATTAAAGAAAGTGAAATCGAGCAGATTAAAAGTGAGTTAAACATTTTAAAACAGCAAACAATTCCTAAAGATGAATATATATCCCTTCAAACTCAATTCGAATCTGAAATTAATGCAATGAATAATGAGATTTCCACATTAAAACAAGACACTATCCCAAAACAAGATTATGATGACCTTCAATCAAGATTTGATTCTGAAATCAAGACTTTGGATGGTCAAATTGCAAATCTTCAGCAAAGTACTGTTCCTAAAGATGATTATGTTTCCCTTAAAACTCGTTTCGACACTGAACTTGATGCAAGGGACAGTGAAATTAAATATCTAAAAGAAAGGACAATTCCTAAAGAGGATTATGTAAACCTCGAAAACCAATTGCAAAATGAAATCAATGCCCGTGAAAATGAACTTCGCTATATCAAGGAGCAAACAGTTTCACGTGAGGATTATTTAAGACTTCAAAGTGAGCTTCAAAGAAAAGAGGATAAAATCAAAAGATTGGAAGAAATCAATGCATTCTTCAATGAATTGCAGGAAGAACAGGAAGCTTACGAAACTCAAGAGGTCACTCCTCCTTTCAGGCTTGAGAAAAAACAGGGTAGATAG